Proteins co-encoded in one Candidatus Neomarinimicrobiota bacterium genomic window:
- the murD gene encoding UDP-N-acetylmuramoyl-L-alanine--D-glutamate ligase: protein MSSFQLERTPTLAPDVAVILNVTPDHLDRYDSFAAYRSAKLNITRNQTEHDTIIYNLDDPELEHFETDAAKIGFSTVPGKSDAAFHWDGTSIRYSTAKVIEYTDCALRGPHNLANILAGLNAVEPFISPDSSEEILRHFRQVLRTFSGIVHRLEFVKQVNDVSYYNDSKATNVDAVKFAIESFEEPVILILGGYDKNGDFPQLIPSIRKHVKQTVAIGKARTTIQGALSPAVDVVTSDNLETAMGAIQEIAEPGDVVLLSPACASFDQYENYEKRGEHFKQLVEALN from the coding sequence ATGAGTAGCTTTCAACTGGAAAGAACGCCTACCCTCGCTCCGGATGTGGCGGTGATTTTAAACGTCACGCCGGATCATCTGGATCGGTACGACTCATTCGCGGCATATCGGTCTGCAAAACTGAATATTACGCGCAATCAGACCGAGCATGACACGATTATCTATAACCTGGACGATCCTGAACTTGAACACTTTGAGACCGATGCAGCGAAAATCGGCTTTTCCACCGTGCCCGGCAAATCCGATGCTGCCTTCCACTGGGATGGCACATCGATTCGGTATAGTACTGCGAAGGTAATCGAATACACGGACTGCGCGCTTCGCGGACCGCATAATCTGGCCAATATCCTGGCCGGGCTGAATGCCGTGGAGCCGTTCATATCGCCGGATTCATCGGAAGAGATACTTCGCCACTTTCGCCAGGTGCTCCGTACCTTCTCTGGAATCGTGCATCGTTTGGAATTTGTGAAACAGGTCAACGATGTCTCCTACTATAATGATTCCAAGGCGACAAATGTAGACGCGGTCAAGTTCGCCATCGAGAGTTTCGAGGAGCCTGTGATTTTAATCCTTGGCGGCTACGACAAGAACGGCGACTTCCCCCAACTGATTCCGAGCATACGGAAACACGTGAAGCAGACAGTGGCTATCGGCAAGGCTCGAACCACTATTCAGGGAGCCCTCTCCCCTGCCGTCGATGTTGTAACCTCCGACAATCTGGAAACAGCCATGGGGGCGATTCAGGAAATAGCTGAACCAGGCGATGTGGTGTTGCTGTCGCCGGCATGCGCGAGTTTTGACCAATACGAGAATTATGAAAAACGCGGAGAACATTTTAAACAGCTGGTTGAGGCACTGAACTGA
- the mraY gene encoding phospho-N-acetylmuramoyl-pentapeptide-transferase translates to MLYHLLYPLRDYISGLNIFQYITFRAGAAAITALFIAFILGPWIIRKLHHYKIGEEIRKEGPETHYEKHGTPTMGGIIILAATIIPTLLFANLTNTYITLIFIATIWMGLIGFLDDYLKVVKKYPDGLVAKYKLLGQFGLGIVIGTWIYLEPAFAEFNTVSTVPFFKNLEIDFGVLYIPIVAMVIAGTSNAVNLTDGLDGLASGLLAISVLAFAVIAYLSGRVDFSDYLNIIYLPGIGELTVYCAALMGALLGFLWFNANPAMVFMGDTGALAGGAALGTIAVLVRKELLLVIIGGIFVAEALSVILQTGYFRWTKRRTGTGKRLFRMAPLHHHFELRGWKENQVVVRFWIIGILLALLSLTTFKIR, encoded by the coding sequence ATGCTTTATCATCTTCTCTATCCATTACGTGATTATATCTCCGGGCTGAATATTTTCCAGTATATCACGTTCCGGGCAGGTGCTGCCGCTATCACCGCCCTCTTCATTGCCTTCATTCTCGGCCCGTGGATTATCCGGAAACTGCACCATTACAAAATCGGCGAAGAAATCCGTAAAGAGGGCCCGGAAACCCATTACGAGAAGCATGGAACGCCGACCATGGGTGGTATCATTATTCTGGCGGCCACTATCATTCCCACCCTGCTGTTCGCGAATCTTACGAACACATATATTACTCTGATCTTTATCGCAACCATCTGGATGGGGCTTATCGGATTTTTGGATGATTACTTAAAAGTGGTAAAAAAATATCCGGATGGACTGGTGGCAAAATATAAGCTACTGGGCCAATTCGGCCTGGGAATCGTCATCGGCACGTGGATCTATCTGGAACCGGCGTTTGCCGAGTTTAACACGGTCTCTACAGTGCCGTTCTTCAAAAATCTGGAGATCGACTTCGGTGTATTATACATCCCGATTGTGGCAATGGTTATAGCGGGGACTTCAAATGCAGTAAATTTAACCGACGGCCTGGACGGGTTGGCTTCGGGGTTGCTGGCGATTAGTGTACTGGCCTTTGCGGTGATTGCCTATCTCTCCGGTCGTGTCGATTTCAGCGACTATCTGAATATCATTTATCTGCCGGGGATCGGCGAGCTCACGGTGTATTGCGCTGCCCTGATGGGAGCACTGCTTGGGTTTCTCTGGTTTAACGCTAATCCGGCGATGGTCTTTATGGGCGATACCGGCGCCCTGGCCGGTGGGGCGGCTCTCGGGACTATTGCGGTCCTTGTTCGCAAGGAGCTTTTGCTGGTCATCATCGGCGGAATTTTTGTCGCAGAGGCGCTATCTGTGATACTCCAAACCGGATACTTCCGATGGACTAAACGCAGAACCGGCACCGGAAAACGCCTGTTCAGAATGGCTCCGTTACATCATCATTTCGAACTGCGGGGATGGAAGGAAAACCAGGTGGTGGTTCGCTTTTGGATCATTGGAATTCTGCTGGCGTTGTTATCATTAACGACATTTAAGATCCGGTGA
- the murF gene encoding UDP-N-acetylmuramoyl-tripeptide--D-alanyl-D-alanine ligase, whose product MITWNDIHQIGPIGTQHLPEDARITGADIDSRRIKSGMLFIARQGDQADGHQFIEQAFMNGAVAAIVESRWYDSAENSDGLPLIVVEDSDSALRGLAAQVRSNFSGPVLGITGSNGKTTTKEMTAEILGAQYTVLSTPGNFNNLWGLPLTILQAQQEHDFWVLEMGTNHPGEIEALCDIASPTAGLITTVNESHSEHFHSLEAIAKEKLMLFESIPEGGIIFQNLDNEFIAKYSSPGKTVITYSVETKAQKTAQITSIDPYSRVHCQINGIGKVRLGVPGVFQISNALAAVTIADTYGVPGEVIQDRLESFHGVPGRVKIVEKQNYTVIDDTYNANPASMREAIDILAKMPAGSRRIAILGDMLELNSTRERKHRDIGEYLGEHRIDIVIGVGELARNIIKGVQTTSTAETYHFDDYVECMNSIRGIVHTGDIILVKASHGIHLEKVVGAL is encoded by the coding sequence ATGATAACCTGGAACGACATACACCAGATAGGCCCCATCGGCACTCAGCATCTCCCGGAGGACGCCAGGATCACCGGTGCGGATATTGACAGCCGTCGTATCAAATCCGGCATGCTGTTTATTGCGCGTCAGGGAGACCAGGCCGACGGCCACCAGTTCATTGAACAGGCCTTTATGAACGGCGCAGTGGCCGCAATTGTCGAGTCTCGCTGGTACGACTCTGCGGAAAATTCCGACGGGCTTCCTCTCATCGTAGTTGAGGACTCGGATTCAGCACTTCGTGGCCTAGCGGCGCAGGTCAGGAGTAATTTTTCCGGACCGGTGCTTGGCATTACCGGCAGTAACGGGAAAACAACGACCAAGGAGATGACGGCGGAAATCCTGGGGGCGCAGTATACTGTATTGTCGACGCCTGGAAATTTTAACAACCTGTGGGGGCTTCCACTGACTATCCTCCAGGCGCAACAGGAACACGATTTTTGGGTGCTTGAAATGGGCACGAACCATCCCGGCGAAATTGAGGCATTGTGTGACATCGCCTCCCCCACTGCCGGACTCATCACGACGGTCAACGAGAGCCACAGCGAACATTTTCATTCACTGGAAGCAATCGCCAAAGAGAAGCTGATGCTGTTTGAATCCATCCCGGAAGGCGGAATAATTTTTCAGAATCTGGACAACGAGTTTATCGCAAAGTATTCGTCACCCGGGAAAACAGTGATAACCTATAGTGTTGAAACCAAAGCACAAAAAACTGCACAGATTACGTCAATTGATCCATACAGCCGGGTGCACTGTCAAATTAACGGTATCGGGAAAGTCCGGCTTGGTGTGCCCGGTGTGTTTCAGATTTCAAATGCACTGGCGGCCGTTACAATAGCAGACACCTATGGTGTGCCGGGAGAAGTCATACAAGACCGCCTGGAATCGTTCCACGGTGTCCCAGGCCGCGTAAAGATCGTTGAAAAACAGAATTATACGGTAATTGATGATACCTATAACGCGAACCCAGCCTCCATGCGTGAGGCTATTGATATTCTGGCAAAAATGCCGGCGGGCAGCAGACGGATTGCTATCCTGGGTGATATGCTGGAACTCAACAGCACGCGTGAACGGAAACACCGGGATATCGGCGAATACCTGGGAGAACACCGGATTGACATCGTCATCGGGGTGGGAGAACTGGCAAGAAATATTATCAAAGGTGTACAGACAACGTCTACTGCAGAAACATATCATTTTGATGATTACGTAGAATGTATGAATTCTATCCGCGGGATTGTCCACACCGGTGACATTATCCTGGTAAAGGCGTCCCATGGAATTCACCTTGAAAAAGTGGTGGGGGCGCTCTGA
- a CDS encoding UDP-N-acetylmuramoyl-L-alanyl-D-glutamate--2,6-diaminopimelate ligase, whose translation MTREITTLLQGTDFVGPEDITVSGFTNDSRQVRDGFAFVAVPGYDVDGHDFIPEAIEKGAAAIVLEDMTDTQGVPTYQVPSARRALSRIAASWFDFPSDKMEMIGVTGTNGKTTVVSLLRSIFSAAGQKPASIGTLGYMIGEDFYPADLTTPDAPELHAKFADMEASGVDTVIMEVSSHALALERTADITFTTGVFTNLGRDHYDFHKTKESYRTAKGILFESLPETGHALLNYDSSEYSWFKEISNAPVLSFSLEDGNADYFYEEFASDFNGSRGTIRTPGDSLEINTGLIGRYNLLNIIAACATADLHGIAPKAITEGIESVNRISGRLELVKTSADFPQIYVDYAHTPDALESAINELVYLRNQQEYFQNIIVVFGCGGNRDKEKRPEMGAIAEKLADTVIITSDNPRNENPLAIIGEIQNGMRTEHPIIEPDRERAIYKAIEFAAPNDLILIAGKGHEDYQIISGVKTDFDDKVVVQQAMQELKSR comes from the coding sequence ATGACACGGGAAATAACCACATTATTGCAGGGGACGGATTTCGTAGGGCCGGAGGACATTACCGTTTCCGGCTTTACCAATGATTCACGGCAAGTCCGGGACGGCTTTGCCTTTGTGGCGGTTCCGGGCTACGACGTTGACGGACACGATTTTATCCCTGAAGCCATTGAAAAGGGCGCCGCAGCAATCGTCCTCGAGGATATGACGGACACACAAGGTGTTCCGACTTACCAGGTTCCATCCGCCCGTCGGGCCCTTTCGCGTATTGCCGCCTCGTGGTTCGATTTCCCGTCAGACAAGATGGAGATGATCGGCGTGACCGGCACCAACGGCAAAACGACGGTGGTTTCTCTGCTCCGCTCCATTTTCTCGGCAGCAGGGCAAAAACCCGCATCTATCGGTACGCTAGGCTATATGATAGGTGAAGATTTTTACCCCGCCGATCTGACGACTCCGGATGCACCGGAACTGCACGCCAAATTTGCCGATATGGAAGCGAGCGGCGTTGATACGGTTATTATGGAAGTTTCTTCACATGCACTGGCCCTTGAACGGACCGCTGATATTACATTTACCACGGGAGTTTTTACCAATCTCGGCCGGGACCACTACGATTTTCATAAGACGAAAGAGTCTTATCGCACTGCAAAAGGGATCCTGTTTGAATCGTTACCGGAAACCGGCCATGCCCTACTGAATTACGATAGCAGCGAGTACAGTTGGTTCAAAGAAATTAGCAATGCCCCTGTGCTCTCCTTTTCTTTGGAAGATGGGAACGCAGACTATTTTTACGAAGAATTCGCGTCAGATTTTAACGGAAGCCGCGGTACCATTCGAACGCCAGGTGATTCACTCGAAATCAATACCGGATTGATCGGGCGATATAATTTGCTGAACATCATTGCCGCCTGTGCAACCGCAGATCTCCATGGAATTGCCCCGAAGGCAATTACCGAAGGTATTGAAAGTGTGAATCGTATATCCGGCAGACTTGAATTGGTAAAGACCAGCGCAGATTTCCCACAGATTTACGTGGATTACGCCCACACACCGGATGCGCTGGAGTCGGCCATTAATGAGCTGGTTTATCTCCGAAACCAGCAGGAATATTTTCAGAATATCATCGTTGTCTTCGGCTGTGGCGGAAACAGGGATAAGGAAAAACGTCCGGAGATGGGTGCCATTGCCGAGAAACTGGCTGACACGGTCATTATTACCAGCGATAATCCAAGGAATGAAAATCCGCTTGCCATTATTGGCGAAATTCAGAACGGAATGAGGACAGAACATCCGATTATTGAGCCGGATCGGGAAAGAGCGATTTACAAAGCCATAGAATTTGCTGCACCCAACGATTTGATTTTGATCGCCGGCAAGGGACACGAAGATTACCAGATTATTTCAGGCGTAAAAACCGATTTTGACGATAAGGTCGTTGTGCAACAAGCCATGCAGGAATTGAAATCCCGATGA
- a CDS encoding transpeptidase family protein, with the protein MTPRDNTFSGRFMFILAGSLLLWMILVGKLYLVQVVQGEDYQSIGKRQAENREPIPPIRGNIYDRNQKQLTMNIPQYSFAAHPHLVENKNQLASKLASVFGSTRQYYLRRLNSPEPFVWLDRNVEKSQAEVLLDYEDPGFVTKVERDRYYPYKEIASQITGFTNVDGKGVSGIEAQFDSLLTGKPGWTILRKDGLGSSLPSPRFPSIDPIDGHDVELTIDFEYQTILNEALSRGMEKYRAETGMAILMNPSNGAILAMTSLPSYNPNDPGRSNPANMKNRTITNIYEPGSTFKIVTATAALAEDIVEPQDIFFCEQGKIKVKGEIIHDWKPHGWLTFEDVIVNSSNVGTIKIAEKVGAERLYTYLRKFGFGTKTGIDLASEVPGIVHPLNRWTEISTASISIGHEISATALQMANAFAAVANNGYLMKPYIVDNIRDQNGKIVHRGEPTVIRQVASPEVMKRVKSILEQVVMRGTGENAHIDGIRIAGKTGTAQKNINGTYSETEYVSSFIGFLPVDEPELLCAVILDSPKHGMHWGGYAAAPIVKNIFSQIINSTDHYFIAEDDTPETKRQPRKSAQPDRAEVQQSATSPVALTTQMLFQESRESQQSTRETETNRMPDVRNMSLRAAIVKLYELGLEVEISGSGKVQYQSPRPGAHVSKNATVYLELSS; encoded by the coding sequence ATGACACCGCGTGACAACACATTCTCCGGTCGCTTTATGTTTATCCTCGCAGGGTCGTTACTGCTGTGGATGATCCTGGTGGGTAAACTTTACCTGGTCCAGGTAGTGCAGGGTGAGGATTACCAGTCTATTGGCAAACGCCAGGCCGAGAACCGGGAGCCGATCCCGCCAATTCGGGGGAACATCTACGATCGAAACCAGAAGCAGCTGACCATGAATATCCCCCAGTACTCGTTCGCTGCCCATCCGCATCTGGTAGAAAACAAAAACCAATTGGCTTCGAAGCTGGCCTCCGTTTTTGGCAGTACACGCCAATACTACCTTCGTCGGCTCAATTCGCCTGAGCCCTTTGTCTGGTTGGATCGGAATGTGGAAAAATCACAGGCAGAGGTGTTGCTCGACTATGAAGATCCCGGATTTGTGACCAAGGTGGAGCGTGACCGGTATTATCCTTATAAAGAGATCGCGTCCCAGATTACCGGATTTACGAACGTGGACGGTAAGGGTGTCAGTGGTATTGAAGCACAGTTTGACTCCCTGCTTACCGGGAAGCCGGGCTGGACAATATTGCGAAAGGACGGTTTGGGGAGTTCCCTTCCGAGTCCTCGATTTCCATCCATTGACCCTATCGACGGACACGATGTTGAACTTACCATCGATTTTGAATACCAAACGATTCTCAATGAAGCACTTTCCCGGGGCATGGAAAAGTACAGAGCGGAGACAGGGATGGCGATCCTCATGAATCCCAGTAATGGCGCTATCCTGGCCATGACCTCTCTCCCCTCTTATAACCCGAACGATCCGGGACGGTCGAATCCTGCGAACATGAAGAATCGTACTATCACGAACATCTATGAGCCGGGCTCCACCTTTAAAATCGTTACCGCAACCGCTGCACTGGCGGAAGATATTGTCGAGCCTCAGGACATCTTTTTTTGCGAACAAGGTAAAATCAAGGTCAAAGGAGAAATTATCCACGACTGGAAACCCCACGGCTGGTTAACCTTTGAAGATGTCATAGTCAACTCCAGTAATGTGGGGACAATCAAGATCGCCGAAAAAGTCGGCGCAGAACGGCTCTATACCTATCTCCGAAAATTCGGATTCGGAACCAAGACGGGGATCGATTTGGCCAGCGAGGTGCCCGGTATCGTCCATCCCTTAAATCGCTGGACGGAAATCTCAACCGCCAGTATATCAATCGGGCATGAGATCTCTGCTACGGCCTTGCAGATGGCTAATGCGTTTGCTGCCGTAGCCAATAACGGGTATCTGATGAAACCCTATATTGTCGACAATATCCGTGATCAGAACGGAAAAATCGTCCACCGGGGCGAACCGACGGTTATTCGTCAGGTAGCCTCGCCTGAAGTTATGAAACGTGTTAAATCCATACTGGAACAGGTAGTGATGCGCGGGACCGGAGAGAATGCACATATCGATGGCATCAGGATCGCGGGGAAAACCGGGACGGCTCAGAAAAATATTAACGGGACGTATTCAGAGACTGAATATGTCTCCTCCTTTATCGGATTTTTACCGGTGGATGAGCCCGAATTGTTGTGTGCGGTAATTCTTGATTCCCCGAAGCACGGTATGCATTGGGGCGGATACGCCGCGGCGCCGATCGTAAAAAATATTTTCTCTCAGATTATCAATTCGACCGACCACTACTTTATTGCAGAGGATGACACCCCGGAGACGAAGCGGCAGCCGCGTAAATCGGCGCAACCGGACCGGGCCGAGGTGCAACAATCCGCTACCTCGCCGGTAGCCCTTACTACACAGATGTTGTTTCAGGAATCCCGGGAATCTCAACAATCTACCAGAGAAACTGAGACGAACAGGATGCCTGATGTTCGAAATATGAGCCTCCGGGCAGCAATCGTCAAACTGTATGAACTCGGACTGGAAGTTGAGATTTCAGGTTCAGGGAAAGTACAATATCAGAGCCCTCGACCTGGTGCGCATGTTTCCAAAAACGCAACGGTCTATTTGGAGCTCTCGAGTTAA
- a CDS encoding cell division protein FtsL — MATKKNSSNDMFFTMSFMVVISLLIGLFLGYLWVHNAVTKTIKENVALRKLEHQLDNRNRELRSEISDLSRGDRIKRIARTELNMVTPEPESLVVFIDENQFAKDKKIP, encoded by the coding sequence ATGGCAACAAAGAAAAATTCGAGCAATGACATGTTCTTTACCATGTCCTTTATGGTGGTAATCAGCCTGCTGATTGGACTATTTCTCGGATATCTTTGGGTCCATAATGCTGTGACGAAGACCATTAAGGAAAACGTAGCACTACGCAAACTGGAACATCAGCTGGACAATCGCAACCGGGAGCTCCGGAGCGAGATTTCCGATCTTTCCCGGGGCGATCGGATCAAAAGAATTGCCCGAACCGAGCTCAATATGGTCACGCCAGAGCCAGAATCCCTGGTGGTTTTTATTGACGAAAATCAATTTGCCAAGGATAAAAAGATACCATAG
- the rsmH gene encoding 16S rRNA (cytosine(1402)-N(4))-methyltransferase RsmH yields MTQIHIPVLCEEVLEWLVTRRDGIYVDATVGAGGHASSLLEQLDDSATLVGIDADAEILDIASNRLRDFPQEILLAETNFSHLGAVLRKQALTPIDGLLMDLGLSSLQIDSPERGFSYMEEGPLDMRFSTSATETAAKFINNADEETIATIIKEYGEERYAKSIARSIITNRPMETTTDLRAAIEAVTPKPYRIKTLARVFQSIRIHVNRELELLQQTLESAVPLLRPGGRIVVIAYHSLEDRIVKQFFRKEESDCVCPPELPICVCDKEQTMRVLTSGVVKPSEEETDKNPRARSARLRAAEKV; encoded by the coding sequence ATGACCCAGATTCATATCCCGGTTTTATGCGAGGAAGTACTCGAGTGGCTCGTAACACGTCGGGACGGGATCTATGTTGACGCAACGGTTGGCGCGGGTGGACATGCCTCTTCCCTGCTCGAACAACTGGACGACAGCGCAACCCTCGTCGGGATCGATGCGGACGCAGAGATCCTGGATATCGCGAGCAACAGACTCCGGGACTTTCCTCAGGAGATCCTGCTCGCCGAAACCAATTTTAGTCACCTGGGCGCGGTCCTCCGCAAGCAGGCCTTAACACCAATCGACGGACTCTTAATGGATTTGGGATTGTCATCGCTGCAGATCGATTCTCCGGAACGCGGATTTTCATATATGGAAGAGGGTCCGCTGGATATGCGCTTTTCGACCAGCGCCACGGAGACAGCAGCCAAATTTATCAATAATGCCGATGAGGAAACCATCGCTACTATAATAAAGGAATACGGAGAGGAGCGATATGCTAAGTCTATCGCCCGTTCTATAATTACAAACAGACCAATGGAAACTACGACTGATTTGCGCGCGGCCATCGAAGCGGTGACGCCAAAACCGTATCGGATTAAAACGTTGGCCCGCGTATTTCAGTCGATTCGTATCCATGTCAACCGGGAACTGGAATTACTTCAGCAGACTCTGGAATCCGCGGTCCCGCTCCTGAGGCCAGGAGGTCGGATTGTCGTCATCGCCTACCATTCCCTGGAAGATCGCATTGTAAAACAATTCTTCAGGAAGGAGGAAAGTGACTGCGTCTGTCCGCCGGAACTTCCCATATGCGTGTGCGATAAGGAGCAGACCATGCGGGTTTTGACATCCGGTGTGGTAAAACCGAGTGAGGAAGAGACAGATAAGAACCCCCGTGCTCGCAGCGCCAGGCTTCGGGCGGCGGAAAAGGTATAA
- the mraZ gene encoding division/cell wall cluster transcriptional repressor MraZ has protein sequence MASRTNTFIGEYRYSIDSKGRINVPAKFRQSLSPDSDDTFVITRGLDHCLWVYPLEEWERIEDNLRSLSFLRAKERQFIRQIVRWATPAKYDKQGRVTIPSTLLEIANLSDEAIIIGYLNKIEIWSPNVIDSESEEFVELSDEDIESLATQNQIKL, from the coding sequence ATGGCGTCACGCACGAATACATTTATCGGGGAGTATCGGTATTCGATCGACAGTAAGGGTCGGATAAATGTCCCCGCAAAATTCCGCCAATCCCTCTCTCCTGATTCCGACGATACCTTCGTCATTACCCGGGGACTGGACCATTGCTTATGGGTATATCCCCTGGAGGAATGGGAGCGGATTGAAGACAATCTCAGAAGTCTCTCTTTTTTACGTGCAAAGGAACGCCAATTTATTCGTCAAATCGTTCGCTGGGCCACTCCGGCAAAATACGACAAGCAGGGGAGGGTTACGATTCCTTCCACCTTGCTGGAAATTGCCAACCTCAGCGATGAAGCAATCATTATCGGTTATCTAAACAAGATTGAGATTTGGAGCCCGAATGTGATTGATTCTGAAAGTGAGGAATTCGTGGAACTCTCGGATGAGGACATTGAAAGTCTCGCCACTCAGAATCAGATCAAGTTATAA
- a CDS encoding DUF4115 domain-containing protein, with the protein MENFFQEFKEHRQNQSITLEEISARTKINVRFLRAIEEGDFDVLPETYMRLFLRAYAVEIGIDPDEAIERLELHEGTITEPRPKNEKKPKQGPGMDEEDSGRTTPPIDLKPKNKFNWKRTLIVIAIFGFAIWIVKSYVDSSSINETTPPVTTQDTAVTDTNNNAQPPVISEEEFQRGTVIDESQESVRSTAPNEQIVLRLNAVDRTWVRVRRDTLPSQEFTFLPQDTRTWRAVNEIEIMIGNSAGANLILNGDPLGNLGAPNTVTNLVITREGIVNKRTVVPQSVSDTTATDTNTN; encoded by the coding sequence ATGGAAAATTTTTTCCAGGAATTTAAAGAACACCGGCAAAATCAGTCCATCACGCTTGAGGAAATCTCGGCGCGGACGAAGATCAATGTCCGGTTCCTTCGCGCAATAGAAGAAGGTGACTTTGATGTACTTCCAGAGACTTACATGCGCCTTTTTCTGCGGGCCTATGCCGTGGAAATTGGCATCGACCCGGATGAGGCGATAGAAAGGCTTGAACTGCATGAAGGGACTATCACCGAACCCCGTCCCAAGAATGAAAAGAAACCCAAACAGGGGCCGGGAATGGATGAGGAAGACTCAGGTCGTACAACGCCTCCAATCGACCTCAAACCAAAAAACAAATTCAACTGGAAGCGGACACTGATTGTTATTGCCATATTTGGATTCGCCATCTGGATCGTAAAATCCTATGTAGATTCCAGTAGTATAAACGAAACCACCCCACCTGTTACAACTCAGGATACAGCTGTGACCGATACAAACAACAATGCGCAACCACCGGTAATCTCGGAGGAAGAATTTCAGCGTGGTACCGTTATTGATGAATCGCAGGAATCCGTGAGATCCACTGCCCCGAACGAGCAGATTGTCCTCCGGCTCAATGCTGTGGACCGAACGTGGGTTCGCGTCCGGCGTGATACGCTGCCCAGCCAGGAGTTTACTTTCCTGCCACAGGATACCAGAACCTGGCGCGCAGTCAATGAAATCGAAATTATGATTGGGAACTCCGCCGGCGCCAACTTGATCCTGAATGGCGATCCCCTGGGCAACCTCGGTGCTCCCAATACTGTCACCAACCTCGTAATTACAAGAGAAGGCATCGTCAACAAACGGACGGTGGTGCCGCAATCCGTTAGCGATACGACTGCGACGGATACCAATACGAACTGA
- a CDS encoding Maf family protein, which yields MISQPKRPVILASKSPRRAALLDQINLAYQVQPATIDESQVPRAQESPITAAEYLAEKKARTIAETARNAFVIGADTVVHLDGQILGKPQNSEEAITTLRQLSGNSHRVITGVALIAVPEQIVHVFSEETVVHFRNLTGDEIKAYVATGEPKDKAGAYGIQGLGALLVDYIHGDYNNVVGFPVSAFYQYFIQIKSQVESSG from the coding sequence ATGATATCTCAACCCAAACGCCCTGTTATTCTGGCTTCAAAATCTCCCCGGCGGGCAGCATTATTAGACCAAATTAATCTTGCCTATCAGGTCCAACCTGCGACAATTGATGAATCACAGGTCCCCCGGGCGCAGGAGTCACCAATTACAGCCGCCGAATATCTCGCAGAAAAAAAGGCTCGTACTATCGCTGAAACTGCCCGGAATGCATTCGTTATCGGAGCTGATACGGTGGTACATCTGGACGGTCAGATCCTTGGAAAGCCGCAAAACTCAGAGGAAGCCATCACAACGCTCCGCCAACTTTCAGGGAATTCTCACCGAGTGATTACCGGCGTAGCACTCATAGCCGTTCCGGAGCAAATCGTGCACGTCTTTTCAGAAGAAACTGTCGTACACTTCCGCAACCTTACTGGAGATGAAATCAAGGCATATGTCGCAACAGGGGAGCCGAAGGACAAGGCAGGCGCGTACGGAATTCAGGGATTAGGGGCACTGCTCGTGGACTATATCCATGGCGACTACAATAATGTCGTTGGCTTTCCGGTTAGCGCATTCTATCAATATTTTATACAGATCAAATCTCAGGTAGAATCCTCGGGTTAA